GATACTAGAATAAAGTGAGACATGTCAGTTGttggatgaatggacagatatGGTTTCTATTCATAGTGGACATTACTCCATTCTCGGAGGGGAAAAAAGGTATTCTCACATGTTACAACATGGATTAACCTCAGCCATTACGATAAAAGAACATATCTATTATTTTGCTTACAACATCCTAGAGTAGCCAGGAAAGTCAATTGAGGAAGCCCAGATAAtgttttggttagttttgtttgttcgattacttgtttgtttttttggtttttggtgtcaCAAGATAAAGAGCATTTTTGTTCTACAGTTAAGAATCTCTGAATACTTGGAGTAGAGCTCAGTTTGAATTCCAAAGTTGGTAACTGGCTGTGGCCAAATTCTCACCTTTATGGGGTCTGGTGTTGGTCAAGTGGGATTGTAAGAGGCATGGCCGCATTGAGAGTGGGGAGAAGGGCCCATAAAACTGACACAAACAGTTCATGACCTTTCTCTGTGTAGGAAAGCTCCCAGGTTCCTTCTTGTTCAAGGTTGCTTAGCTAGAAGGTGGAATCAATTTAGCCTGGAAAGCTAAAAGTAAACTGGGCAAGAAAGAATCTAGGGCATACAGAATTGCAAACACTTGTTAATTGATACCATGGGCtggtggaagtgtgtgtgtgtgtgtgtgtgtgtgtgtgtgtgtgtgtgtgtgtttgatatttGATTCAGTGGGGGAAATGTGATTTGGGGCCATCTCTCATTTTGAGATGGAATCACTTACAGGGATTTGGCATTCTCCATGCTAGCTCCAGGATCTGGCTGGCCTCTAGCAACCAAATGAGTTGGCGAATGAAACTTGGATCAAATATTAGCCCACATGAATTGGGCTTTACAGAATCCAAATCCACTGGCATTCTGTAGAGGAAGGGAATAAGAGATTTCTGAAGACAGTATGCTGGGATGGACTTATTTGTGGTTTCTTCCCATAAATCCCACTAAGTAGAGCCTCCAGTGAACCCAGCATGTGTTTGCCCTTGCTCGGAGGAATGTCTAGGTCAGGAGTACTgggcctgtctcaaaatacaaggtggaACCAAGCAATCAAGAAAGACTTATGacatccatgtgcacacatgtacacacacatgttacGCACACCTGCatcagaaagaagacagagaaaagagaaaagagagggaggaaagagggaagaaggagggagggagagaaagcggTAGAATTTCACTGATACCCGCTGGGTTTACCTCCCTCTCTGTGAAGGGCACATCTTATTCAACAAGATCTGCTGCTGGCTCCTGCCTTGCTATTGGGCTTTGCGGATGAGTTTCAGGCTAACTGTGGACATCAAGTAATTTTGTGTCCAAAGGTGCCCATTGGGAACTGGGCACTGTGTCCTCCACTTAGATAGGAAGTCAAGTGTGACTGGCAAGGGTAGCCATGGGCTCATGAGGCTAGGCTCAAGTGGACCCTTGAGGTGTGCTATTTCATGAGGAGGTATTCACAGTTGCGGAATTGTGTATCTGTCTTCTAAAGAAGCACAGGGCCTACTTGCAGATAGATCCATCGCCTCCCATTTCTATTGAGTTTTGAAGCTTCAGGGTTTTGGCGTTCATGGCAGAATACTCCCCTAAGAGACACGATAGTGAGTTCCTGGAACCGGGGACTGGGTCTGTCACTTGGGTATTTCTCATCCCCAGGGATCCAAGCATAGAGTTATGGTGCTGTCCTGGGTAATCAGCTGTGCCATCAAGGGGAAATTCCATTACCCAGAAAGCATCAAGGAGTTCATGTAAGGCCATCTTACTGCTCCCAGCACTATCAAGGCTTTAGATTCTCTAGGAATAAAGGGGCAGACTACCCTATCGAATAGTGAATCTCAACCGTCAGAAGTGCCAGCCAAAGACGGGGTAAACATGGCATGGCAAACAGAACGTATTATCCACGCCAGCAGCAGCCTCTGCACACCGCAGCCATGGGACAAAGTTGTGATGTCTTCCTCACGACCATGACTTTCATTGCTGTCCCTCCAGTCTCATTCACAGAACATGCTAGAACCGTTCACTTGCTCTTTACAGAACACCGAGGTAGGATAGCACCAGTGGGAGAAATTGTTACCAGTGAAGAGCTGGATCCATCCAGCAGGATGTGGTATGGAGGTGTCTTTGGAGAGGGAATCAGTCAGTGTATGTAACTTATTTATGTTAGAAACATTTGTGTGTTAGAAACATGCATGcctgcccgtgtgtgtgtgtgtgtgtgtgtgtgtgtgtgtgtgtgtgtctgtgtctgtgtgtttgattccccagagctggagttacaggcacttgtgaacTGCttagcatgggtgctgggagtggaatctgggtcctctggaagagcagtaagtgctcttaaatgctgaagcATCCCCAGACCTATTCGGCCTCCTTTTGCTTACAGATCCAATTCCCCTCCGGGAAGGGTGTTGGTTTGGCTGAGTCATCTGCTTTTCTCGTTGAGGGGCTGGAGGACAGAATTCTGGGTTTACACATGTAGCAAATGGAACAAAATTAGTAATTCAAAGGCACAGCCATGTGTTGTCacttaaagaagacacaaaaataaCAGGTATCCACTACATTGCAACCCTGTGTTTCTCAACaccacacgcacatatacacgcATGGAAGGTAATTAGAAGTGAATGTTTGGAAAGCAATATCCCCTAAACGGAAAGGAGGATTCTGGGCTGCTACTGAAGCCCCCAGAACTTCCCCAATTGCTCTGTTGCCTCTGGCCATGTCAGTTTCTTTGACTGGGGGAACTTGATTAACTTCTTTAGTTGCTGGATGGTAGCCTCCACTGTTACCTTATTCAGTACATGGGTCTTTGCAACTGCGATGGGAAGCATCTCATGATGACATCATCTTGGATCGTCCCCATGGACCCTAAATGCCATCACAAGTTATCTTTATAGGAGAAAGGTTTGGGGAAATTTAGTACACAGTGGAAAATGTGATAACATGCCAGGGCCGGAGACAGAGGTGATGAtggcagggatgggggagggctgAGCAGGGCTGGTGCTCTTCCCATACATATGCCAGCAGAGCCCTGCTAACACCTTGACTGTGGACTTTGGGCTCTGAGAACTATGTAAGAATAAATGTTAGTTTAAGCCACAGAGTTTGTGGTCATTTGTCACAGAACCACTGAAAATGAGCAGCCCTTCCAATTCGTCCATGAAGGCAGTCGCCAGTTTCTAATGTTTGCAAACACACTTGCTCTCGCTTATTGTTTTCACTATTTGATTAGTtaacttgttttcctttttgcgttgctgggaactgaacccagggtctcaggcATGCTAAATAAGTGCTCTCTCAGTAAACAACGATGATCTCAGtactttattttgaaacaggatccctgggctgactttgaactcactctgtagcccaggctgacccagagatcttcctcagcctccctaggccactggggttacaggcctgtgccacaaAGCCTGGTGAGTTATaccttctgattttgttcattccAACTGGATTCTTGTCCCATGCAAACTGTTCTGGCTGGTGCCACCACAGACAACGCCTCTGAGGATGTGGATTATGGAGGGCTCCTTTTTATGGATTGCTCACCTTCCCCACTCTCCCAGAACAAACCTGGCAACCAGTTCCcatccaagagagagagagagagagagagagagagagagagagagagagagggagagagagggagagggagggagagaggaagagaaagggagggagggaaagagggagagagacagagggagggaaggagggaggagggagagagacagagagacagagggagggagggagggagggagggagggaagaggagagagggagagagggggagagagagagagaggacactgCTGCTCCAATGACATGCAACCTGCTGCAGACGCTTCTCCCCAGTCTGTCCCCACACTATGTTTAGAGTCTCCTTTGAAGGAGCACAAAGTCTGGATGTGTGTTTGGctaggccagaggagggtgtgggGAGCTCTCCAGTCTGTCCCTCATTGCGGCACAGCTGGACGCAGATGTTAGGAGGTGAATATGCGGgaatatgtgaatatgtgagGAGTGTGGGGAGCCCCGAGAGGCCCTTTGGCTTAGCTCCTGTCTCCCCTGCAATCCGGAGACGTTGGGCACCTGTTGTGTACTCCATCTGGAACACTCTTCTctggaaacctttttttttttgcctaattaCTGGTTAACCTTATTATAGCAGGTTAGACTGTCTCTCACTCGGGAAAGCGTTCTTGGAGGCCTCAGGTTGCAGACTCTGGTGGAGAGCACGAGCTCAGGGTTTCCTCTCTGGTAAAGTTAACTGTCGTGAATAGTCATGACTATCACATTGCTGAGCCTAGGCAATATGTACTAAATATCTGCTTTGCCTGGGGATGATCCAAAATGATGTCTTCTACCTTGAGACTCAGTGTGATGGAGCAGATAGGGCCCTGGGGAGGCCCTGATGATATAGAAAGGGGTACTCAGCCACACCGTATAAAAgtttgtggtggtgggggggcagGACCCCTTCCTTCATAACTTGTTCAGCCAAAGAAGATTTGACAGGAGAGTATAAAAGATTTACCTCCATCAAAGATGACAGGGCCAGCCCTGGTCAAAAGGGACAGGAATCTCAGGCATTTGCCTGGGTGTGTCAAGGCAGGGTTGGAGTTCTGTGTGATAGACAGGGAACTTCCGAGGTTAGAATGGAAGCCGTGGTAGCCAGGGTTATAGTACTGTGATACAGGTCGTGACCAAAactttggagaggaaagggtttatttggcttacatatcccaGGTCATAGTTCACTGAGGGATGCCCAGGCAGGAGCATAAGGCGGGgacctagaagcaggagctgaggcagagaccacGGAGGAACACTGCTTAGTGACTCACTCCCATGGcctgttcagtctgctttcttatataccccaggaccacctgcttagGAGTGGGAGCggccatagtgggctgggccctcccgccttaatcattaatcaagatcatgtcccacaggcttgcctgcaggcACTGGGATGGAGGTGTTCCCTCAgctgaggttcctcttcccagatagctgcagcttgtgtcaagctgaagAGAACCAAGCGGGACAGAAGCATGCACGGCAGCCCTCTGCCACCAACAGTTCAGAGAGGAGCTGGGTCTTCTTAGTAATCTTCTCTCTGGGTCACACTCTGTGACAGATGGGCTAGAATCTAGTTCTGGGGAACCGGCGTTGGCCACCTTTCCCATGGCAGGTCTAGAGCTGGGTCTGGGTCCCAGAAGGTCTATTCAGGCTTTCTCTGTAGGGCAGCCCTAGGAAGTAGGTGTGGCAAACAATTGTGCTATTGATCCTATAGCTTCCAAAGACTCAACCCCCAGCTCCTTCCAGACACTCAGTGTCAAAGGCTGATTTCTCCGAGCCTCAGttccctcatctgtgaaatggggataaTCATTGGGCAGCCCAGGGCTAAAGGCTCATATGGAGgctgtcctcttcctcctgttggtGTGTACTTACTTCAGAGGAGGACTTTCATGGGCTTGTGGAATGTAGGCCCCTATGTCTGGTTGCTCAGGTGGATGGTTCCCATGCAGACCCTAAGCAGGGGAGGACTCTGCTCTACGTTAGCTGATTTCCAGGCCGTGGGGAAAGAATGCAGAGCCTTGGTTTTAATAACTGTGAGATTTTGCAGGCTCACTGGGAGCTTGGGTCTCCAGGTCTGTAGAGCGCCCCTCCTGAGAAGTCTCCCGGGATGTTTCCAGAGACACGTCCGATACCCCGTCAACGCTGCTCAGCAAGTCCTCAAACTCGCGCTGGCCGCTGCTCCGCACGGCCGCCTCCAGGGCCTTCTGACGCCGGTAGAAGTGGGAAAACTTGTTGAAGATGATGGTGATGGGGAGGGCGACCACCAGGATGCCTCCGAGGATGCAGCCAGAGGCCGCCAGCTTGCCAGCCACAGTCTCCGGCACCACATCCCCATAGCCCACTGTGGTCATGCTCACGGTGCCCCACCACCAGCAGGCAGGGATTGTGTGAAAGCCCACGTTTTCTTCTTCAGCTGTGTAGGCCACACCGGAGAAGACTGACACACCCACGGCCAGGTACAGCAGTAAGATGCCCACCTCACGGTAGCTGTGCTGGAAGAAAATGTATGAACCCAagtcagagacagctggacttACAGACCTAGTGTCAGGAGAAACCGAGGTTTGCAGAGTATAAAGAAAGGTCCAAGGTCAAATGGTGGAACTGAAGCCAAGTCTCAGACTCTGAAGGACCCTCTTCCAACTACATTGAATAACAAAACTCCCCACGACTGATCCCAGGCTTCATCTCTGTACGTGGCGCATGCTTGGCCACACTAATTCAGATCCTGATGGGTTTTATGCTCTTGTAGAACCAAGACTGCCACAGCTGATCTTTCATAATGCAAAGAGTTGGCTTCATGCTTTGAATTGCTCTGCAACATTTCTGACAAGTACAGAAATACCGTCTGCCCCTCAAGGTAACTGAAAGGATAGGAGTTCCCTAGATCATTTAAAGAATATTTGTGTACGGGCGCCTGGTTCTCAAACAAGGAAATTCTGTTTTCCTTGCCCACTCAGGGACAGTTGGAAATACTTGGAGACATGTTTGGTTGTCATAGTGGGGACAGCTGGCATGCATGTATACAGGCCAGGGATAAGGCCTGCTATCTCACGGAACAAAAAAACACCTGTCTTCAAATGACGGCAATGCTGAGAACCCCTGTCTACAGCAGGATCTCTCAAGCTGTAATTATGTAGGGGTCTGTTTAAAAAGCCAGAACTCAATTAAGTAGGTCTGGGGTTAGAGCCAGAGATTCTGCCTTCCTGGCAAActtctgggggctggggaggctgTTGATGGCCTGGAATCTCATTTAGTAGCAAGTTACCCACTCACCTCCACCACCCTccaccctgacacacacacacacacacacacacacacacacacacacacacacactatgcgaTGCCTGTGTCTTGATTTGAACAGCCTTGGTTatcactcttctctttccttacaGGCAGAGCTAGGAGCACCAAGCTCTGGTTCTCTGTGAAGTAGCAAGGTTTGGGGAGCAGAGGGCTCTACTCTAGGGTGAAGAATTAACGGGGTGTGGCTAACGTATTTCTCTGTGCCTGCCTAGTACCCAGGGGTCTTCCCAGGTCACATGCTGGCACCTAGTATCCTGGCTGCCCTGCATTAGGACTTGCACGTTGCCATGCCACCACTGGTGGGAGGGACTTTCGAGTGCCTTCTGGGAATTCTTCACAGGGTTACCTAGGGCTCAGGAGAGCACAAAAGGCTGGAACTGGGCACAGCTGAGTTGTTCTCTGGGGCCTGCCACTTACTAAGGAGCCTCCCAGAAATCCTGTTACTTCTTAGaacctcagtttccacatctgtaaaGTGGGGACAGTACAAACCCTTCACAAACTCTGCAATGCCCTtggaacaaagaaaagacaaggaatGGGCCCAGAGTTCATATTTTCAACACCCCAACCTGCATATCTCTTCCCTGTGTCCTCTCTGCCAACATCCACTCTATTCCATTATTAGACATTGGTACGAGTTGTTCACATTGTCTCCTTCCCTGAACCAGGTTAATTTCACCCCCTGTGTAGGGCCAGTGGCCAATAAACTGCAAACCAAGCTTATAAAACCCAGCCTAGCCACTCCAGGATCTTCATTTAcgggaagaaaataaattatagcaTCTTCCAGAGGAAGTCGTCCTAAGGACTAATCAATAGTGGATATGAAGCAGGCATGGAACACTCATTCTGTGCCCAGTGAGTATTAGCGCTAGGCTATTGCGAGACTGAGTGACCTGTGACTAACTTTGCCTTCTGATGATGCTGGGAGAAAGGCACCAGGAGAGAAGCCAGCTAGCATCCTGCTTTGCATATTTCTTTGCACtatgttttatttgatatttcaCAGGTACATCAAAagcctttccctctcttttctctttccttcctccattttctttctttcttcccccttttttgGGGAGGTGGTGGACAATAATGgttcactttaatttttaaaagatttatttaagatcacatgcatatgtatgcttgtggctacatgcatgtatgtctgggtgcCCACAGAAGTGCTGGAATCCACTAGAGCTGCAATCAGAAGTGACTGTCAGCCATCTGATGTGggagctggaaaccaaactcgGGTCTTTGTTAAAGCAGTACccgctcctaaccactgagctatctctcccccattcctaaccactgagctatctctccccCATTCCTAACCACNNNNNNNNNNNNNNNNNNNNNNNNNNNNNNNNNNNGCTATCTCTCCCccattcctaaccactgagctatctctcccccattcctaaccactgagctatctctctcccattcctaaccactgagctatctctcccccactcctaactactgagctatctctccagccctgtggttCACTccagtttgttttctgtatttacttatttttatatattaaattttctttattcttctgagGAAAGGTGGCATTAAGCTAGTGgttttcaatctgtgggtcacgacccctttgtcAAACCTCTAGCTCCAAAAGtatttatgatttataacagtagcaaaattacagttatgaagtagcaatgaagataattttttggttgggggtcaccacaacatgaggaactctattaaagggtcacagcattaggaaggatgagaaccactgtactaggcctttcttttagtattttctttttttttaatatttatttttatttatattgtaggggtgttttgcctacatgcatattTGGACACTAGGtgtgtgcagtgtctgtggaagccagaagagggcagcgcctggaactgaagttaacagatgattgtgagccaacatgtgggtgctagaaacagaCCCTGGATCCTTTAGAAGATCAATTAGGACTCTTCACTGAGTCGCCATTCCAGGTCCCGTAAGGCCTTCCTTACAGAGAGAGCTATGTGGTTCTACAGGATGAATATGAACGTatttcatctctctagccttactCCTGGCTCAATGTGTGGCATCTCTGTCCGTGACCACGTGGATGTGGCCAGACTATAAATGCAGCTGTTAACCCACCGTGTCCTACACTTATTTCTCCCTCTGCCCCAACCCGGTCTCAGCGGCCCTACCTTGAGCGTGGCGCCCAGCGAGCGCAGCCCTGTGGAGTGGCGCGCCAGCTTGAGCACGCGGAAGATGCGCATGAGGCGGAAAACTTGCACCACCTTGCCCAGGTCGCCGAGCTCCTCCCCGCTGGCTCCGCGCCGGTCCCCAAGCGCCGCGCCGGCCAGCAGTGTGAGATAGAAGGGCAGCACCGACACGATGTCGATGAGGTTGAGCGGGTGGCAGAAGAAGTTGCGCGTGCTGGGAGCCAGCAGCAGGCGCGACGACACCTCGAAGCTGAACCAGGCGATGCAGAAGTACTCCAGGCGGCGCAGCACCGGGTCGTCGCGCACGTCCTCTGCGCTGCGACCCGCGGCCACCGCGGctaccgccgccgccgcctcccggGCTTGGTACTCCGGCAGGCTGTGGATGCACATGGCAGCGATGGAGGCGAGCACCACGCCGATGGACACGCAGCTGAAGAGCTTGCTGGGCAGCGAGTAGCCGGGGTTCTCCATGGTGAGCCAGAGGCGACGGCGCAGGCGGCCACAGCGGGCCGCGCCGTAGCGCGCCAGCTCCCGCTGCACGTCGGAGATCTCGTCGGGACACGGGTCCACGCTGCTCGGCGCGTCGCTGTCCTCGTCCCAGGCGCGAGGCCGCGCCACCCGCCGCTCCAGGTAGCGCGCGCGGCAGCACGTGGCCAGCGCGTTCTCGCCCAGGCCCCAGTAGTCAGCCTCCTGGCCGAAGGCGAAGACGCACAGCTCGTCCAGCACGTGCAGGTGCCCAGTGCGGTAGAAGTGCAGCAGGCCGAGGAAGAAGCCA
The nucleotide sequence above comes from Mastomys coucha isolate ucsf_1 unplaced genomic scaffold, UCSF_Mcou_1 pScaffold15, whole genome shotgun sequence. Encoded proteins:
- the Kcns1 gene encoding potassium voltage-gated channel subfamily S member 1; translation: MVSEFPGPGSRAPWRPRDEALRVNVGGVRRLLSARALARFPGTRLGRLQAAASEEQARRLCDDYDAAAREFYFDRHPGFFLGLLHFYRTGHLHVLDELCVFAFGQEADYWGLGENALATCCRARYLERRVARPRAWDEDSDAPSSVDPCPDEISDVQRELARYGAARCGRLRRRLWLTMENPGYSLPSKLFSCVSIGVVLASIAAMCIHSLPEYQAREAAAAVAAVAAGRSAEDVRDDPVLRRLEYFCIAWFSFEVSSRLLLAPSTRNFFCHPLNLIDIVSVLPFYLTLLAGAALGDRRGASGEELGDLGKVVQVFRLMRIFRVLKLARHSTGLRSLGATLKHSYREVGILLLYLAVGVSVFSGVAYTAEEENVGFHTIPACWWWGTVSMTTVGYGDVVPETVAGKLAASGCILGGILVVALPITIIFNKFSHFYRRQKALEAAVRSSGQREFEDLLSSVDGVSDVSLETSRETSQEGRSTDLETQAPSEPAKSHSY